Below is a genomic region from Ailuropoda melanoleuca isolate Jingjing chromosome 8, ASM200744v2, whole genome shotgun sequence.
TGAGCTTCATAGAATTCTGGGGTACCCTCTTAccgtttttaaaataatatatgttgtAGTTAGTAGGAATGAATAATCAGGCATATTTCATAGGAGTATACCTGTTGACATAATAACCTTCCCTCCCACCATTGttggtgctttttaaaatgtatgcatttgGGGTGCTAGGTGGCATGGTCGATTGAGCCTCcaatttttggttttggctcaggtcgtgagatcaagccccacgtcgggctccacgcttagtgcggagtctgcttgagatcctcttttcctctcctttggcccctcctgctcataccccctctctctctccctctgtctctttccccctccctttctcataaataaataaatcttttaaaaaataaaatgtatccatttgATTAGTCATGAAGAAATTAAGCTGAAGGGATTTATAgcttaagtaatttaaaatacaggggtgcctgggtggctcagtcgttaagcgtctgccttcggctcagggcgtgatcccggccttatgggatcgagccccacatcaggctcctccgctatgagcctgcttcttcctctcccactccccgtgcttgtgttccctctctcgctggctgtctctgtcaaataaataaataaaatcttaaaaaaataataagtaaaataaaacaaaatacagtatgTTTTGCTCCTCCTATGTTACCTTTGTTTCAACaactgtggtttgttttttttccccctcagtatTTGATTTTCATCAAGCAGCTGATGGTATCCAGGAGCAACAGAGACAAGAACAAGCAGGAAAAAAgtagggtgttttgtttttgtttttggtgcagtttaAGCATATCCAGACCCTAATGTTTAAATTCTAGGCCagagatttaagaaaaatttttagaatatCCTGTTTAGATTCCAGAGAAAATCAATAGGATTGTGAAAATAAACTTACAGAAAATAGTCAGAGTACCTTCATTCTTTGTGATGATCTGACCACAAGAGCTCCATCTTTCTTGTCTAACTCAAagctttttctgatttatttttaagtttgggtACCACAAAAAAGGGCATTGGCCCAGTTTATTCTTCCAAAGCTGCTCGGAGTGGACTGCGGATGTGCGATCTGGTTTCTGACTTTGATGGCTTCTCTGAGAGGTAACTAGCTTGTGTTTCAGAGTGGAAAGAGCAAATgggttttttgaaatttttcaaatccAGGCTGCAAATTGGTAAAATCGGTATTCTAGTTGAATACTGGTGGttggcttttcttgttttatttggactttaaagttatttttattacttaattttaaattaaacttcatgGAGAGTAACCTCATGATGCTATCCTAGCAGTACCCCAAGAAGGCAAAGCCAAAGTCATATTTAAGGATTGGAGTTTGGGATGGTTTGCTGAGAAACAGATTCCAGGGGGTGCTTTGGTGAGGTTACCACATCCTAGAGTCTTGACCCTCAGATTTTCAGTTCTGGAGacctctcttccccccacctaGACCTAATTAGGCTCTTAGGTACTGGTGAACTATTTGTACCAAACTCaccttaaataatagaaattgcCTCATTGACACTTACTCTCTAGAAAAATCTCCACGAGAGACCTAATCATCATCAAAGCTATCTGGTGACTCAGGGACAGGAGGTTAGTTGGTTGCATTTAATAACAGGTGGCATAAAAGGCCTTACCTCTGTCTCTTAAAAACATCGTGTAGACCatccccttttatttttcacacGGTGTAATATAATTCAGATTCAGGTGTTATTACAGACTAGTTCTTCCCCTTCCCGCCACACACATCATCATGTTTATGTTGTTGGTCTTcctaaatttgaataaaaaatactgtttttgagTGTATCATTTATCATATGACTGatctgtttagattttatttcttagaatgtAGCTTCAGTTTGGGATACATTTGTTATTAAAACCACTTATCTACAGAAACCATTTGAATCGAATGATATTATTTGGACTATTTTTAATTGAGCTGTTGGCTTGCTTTATCTATATTTCTCAGGTTCAAAGTTCTGGCTAACCAATACAAATCTATATACCCCACTCTGGAAATCGACATTGAAGGCGAATTACAAAAACTCAAGGTAATGCTTTCTGGCCTTTCTAATGTCCTTTTTAGAACTTGTTTGCCAGATTGGCATCTAAGATCTTTCATTCATTCGGGTTTTGTGTTAGGAACTGCAAACATAAGAATGAAGAACGTagattatttaatttcctttatggAAATTATGCTGTGACTGAGAAGTTacatgttaaataatttatagtaTAATATACGCCACACAGATATGTGTAAAGCATTGGAAATAAGAACTGGTAAAGCAAATTGCATGTCCTTTTTAAGTCTAAAAGCATATAGGCCTACCTAAAAAGACATGGCATGTTTGAGTCACTTCACATAATGTggctgaaagaaaatattgagtGGGGAGCAGAGTTGGATTTCACAGATCTTGTATTGGTCTTATATGCAACAATAGGGAGTTTGGCTTTTATCATGGAGTTAATGAAAAGCTAGTGAGTAATTCTGAGCAGAAAAAAGACTAGATTTGTATTATATAAAAATCCCTCCTAGCAATGTGGAGCATAGATCAacagaggggcagcaggagatAACTTGTAAAGCTGGCAGGCCCGTTCTGGAAGGACGCCCCACAGGGCCAGTGTCTTTAACacttggtctttttctttttttttaaagattttatttatttattcgacagagatagagacagccagcaagagagggaacacaagcagggggagtgggagaggaagaagcaggcgcacagcagaggagcctgatgtggggctcgatcccataacgccgggatcacgccctgagccgaaggcagacgctcaaccgctatgccacccaggcgcccctaacacttggtcttaaaagacaaagaaggtgaTTGGCCAAAGGTTGAGTCTGTGTGTGGCTACTTTCAGGTGTCAGTGGTGCCTGAGCTCATCAGTAGGTAAATCTCCTACCCTTTCCACCCTTATATTTGTCCCTGATGTTTGGTGCGTTTCAAGCTGGGCCCTATGTATCTGATTATTACTTCTCTGAATAGCTATGAACATGAATTCCAGAGCTGAATAGGAATTTACAAACCTCATATACCATTCTAGAATGATTGTAGACCTTAGGCCTATCTACTCACTGAATTCCTTTAGCAAACAAACCTCCAAGGAAGATTCTAAGTGTTGGTATTTAGATTTCAGTGTATTGGTCATTGCTTAGAATAGACTGCcatcttcttttcattctgtcatgcaacaaatattttaaatttattccagGCAACTTGGAAATATTTATGCACTTAAGTGTGGATATGGCTTTTTGGTTCTGTTCTATCCATGTTTCATGTGAATGTAAAGCAAATGAATAATCATGAACAGAATTGGGGAAGAAGATTCTTAATAGGTGGGATATGTTGAGCCAGCACTTTAAGGAATAAGGGACATGATGAATGGCATGGTCATTTCAGGCATAACAAAAGGTCTAACCCAGGAATAAGCAGGAGACTAGAGCCAAGGGAGGGGGGACGAGACTTTCATCAGTGGGTATAACCTGTTCGGTGAGTTCATGAGTGGATTGTGGAATTTCCATACTAGACTGGCTAAATATGGAAACGTAGTTGAAACTGGGTTTTATTGTAGTTATACTTTAGGCCTTGGGGGAACTCttgtttatattacatttttaattgaattttaaagttaAGCAGtattattaatactttaaatatatttcgTGAGAGTTTTATAATGCTCGTGTAAAATAGTACCTGATATTATCTACTAGTAATACTGCTGAGATATTGCTGTCATGGGACACAGTGGCAAAAGATTATTAACAATTACCGCTTTTTTGCATGCTCGGCAATGTTACCTGTGACCTGCACCAGCATTCTGACAGTCACCCAGTGCGTGTTTCAAAACTCGTGGTTACATGGATTATAAACGCGGCTTTTTAAGTAcctcataaaatataaaagcacagTATAGTACGCTCAGCTCTTATTTTCCTGAGAGCTGGTTTATGAAGAATGTAAGGTCGTTGTCATTACTTGCAGTGAGGTTCACGTAGAACTTTGAATTTCATTGTTTCTCTGCTGTTCTTGAGCTTGGGTCTCTTCTGGTTCTGGAAAATCAGGACGAGAGACCAAAGCTAATCCAGATACGCGGTAGGGTGAGCGCCGTCACCAAGCCCCTCTGCTTTGCATGACTTCAGTTTGCCTGGTCACGGAGTCAGGTGAGTTTTACTTGTCCTGAACATGCTGTAAATTTATTAGTACACACtgaaattggtttttgtttttgtagggTTATATGGAAAGGATTAAACCGATGGTGAGAGATGGCGTTTACTTCCTCTATGAGGCCCTGCATGGGCCACCGAAGAAAATCTTGGTAGAAGGTGCGAATGCAGCACTGCTAGATATTGATTTTGGTAAGTGAGATAAGACTTGCAGGAGCCTAACCGAGCCCTGAAGTACTTAGGGTATAAATAATGAACGTTCACCTTACGGGGTTTTAAAACAAGGCTTTTAGCTTGTGTATTCAGGCATGATGGATGGTTGTCAtctactaatctttttttttaaagcaatattgtGGGATACACAATGCATGTGTTACATTTCATAGTTgagtagaaaaatgaaatcactatttgGGTCAGTGGGTTTGGGATACTGTAAACGGATTTCTGTTGTTTGGTTCATGCTCCATTTGCTTGGAACTGTAAGATGATTAGAGGAATCCTGTGGAAGGATAATGACCTTTAATTCAGCCATTTTGTTAAATATCGATAACTAATAAACTTTGTCATTGAACATACCTCGTCTAAGATCTGTGGAAGTCTGTTGAACTCCCTGGGTGTGAGACTCTGAATGGATTAGGGcatttcctccatcttcaaaaagTCAAGGCTTTGATGTCTTCCAGCTACTGCCCCGTTGGTTGTTGGCCTTTCCCTCTGAATATGATCTCAAAGGATAAGTCTGAGTGTTCTCAGCTCTTAAAGACATTTCATTGGCTTTTGACTGCATGTATactaattaaagaaaatgtttatttctattacagtgaatatgtatttttgacTTCATAATATGCCTGTGGAAtctggaaagaaagcagagtgtCTGGTTAGCTTAGTGGATAGTTTAAGTAGGAACGGGATCTTTGGGGATGGTGGAGTACACCCCTCTTAGCTTCTCTTGTCGTTTTTGGGATTATTCCCTTAATATAGATCAGAAGGTGGGATAATGAATACCACAGAATTCTTAGTATCCTGGTGTCAGTCTAGGTTGTGGCTGTATCGTAAAAATCTGTATCaagggaataaaataaattcGTTTTTAAACTAATAGGAACACGTTAAAAACACATAGATTATAAGTCTACACAGTGGAAGAATGCCTGGGTTTTGGCATGAAATTATTTAGCAGTCCATTAGGTGAGTAGCTACCATACAGAGCTGAGTAACTGAACACTCAAGGAACCTGCCCAGAGTGAGCACTGCAGGGATAGCTCTAACTACCTGTGTTTTGCTCTCATTACAGACAGAAAGGATCAAGACTAAAGGTTGAGGTTTGAGAGGGCAGTTGTAGTCAAGTCTGTTTAGTACCTAGAATGTACCAAATGCAAATTTTTCACAGTAATTGTTTCAGAGTACtgtatatctatgtgtgtataatatttgtttctttctttcttttttgtaaggAACTTACCCTTTTGTGACTTCTTCAAACTGTACTGTTGGAGGAGTCTGTACCGGGTTGGGAATGCCCCCTCAAAATGTTGGAGAAGTGTATGGGGTTGTGAAAGCTTACACAACTCGAGTTGGCATTGGTGCCTTCCCAACAGAGCAAGACAATGTAAGCCTGTTTTTCAGTAGATCCAATTctggaagttttaaaataaaaactcccagggtgactgggtggtcagttggttaagtgtccgactcttggtttcagcttaggtcatgatcttgcggttggtgggatcgagccctccattgggctccacgctcagcacggagtctgcttcagattccctctttctctcctgctctctctctttctctctgtcaaataaatatataaagtctttttaaagagtggggggggtggtgcctgggtggctcagttggttaagcatctgccttcagctcaggtcatgatctcaggtcctgggatagagccccgtatcgggctccctgctcagcggggagtctgcttctccctctccttcagcctaccgctccccctgctcgtgctctctctctctctctctctgtcaaataaatctttaaaataaatacactaaataaaaacttctgcttttttttcccttaatggaCTCTTATCTTCCTGTGCTTTTCACTTAAGTGGCAGCAGTTTGGCAACAAAAGGCAGAGGGTTAGAGAGTACTTACAGGTAATTGTAAGCACCAGGCCACGTGAaggtgggtttattttttataaaataagaactgCCTTTCACCAAGAGCTTATTAGGAGCCGAGGCTGAGAAGAGCGACTTCCAGCCTTGGTCTAATCCTAGCCGGCACCTCCGCAGCAGTGACGTTGGGCCAGGCACTGTCCAGGTGTTGTATGCTCAGAAGCCCTTTAGACCTCACGGCCCTCCGGGAGCTGGGTAGTGTCACTGTCCCCCTTCCACACACGAGGAAACAGGCACTGAGGGCTGCAGTCACTTGCGCAAAGTCACATGGAGGGACGGGGGTGGGGTTCAAACCCgacagaaacatttaaaaaaacacgtAGTTGTATTGATGTCAGAATACAAGAGGTAGTGAAATGATGACTTTATAATCAGAAAGGTGTAAATTAGGGATAGAGAGATAAGTGAATAATTGGGTTCTAGGGAATGGTTGTGGCTTAGATATTTGAGCATTGTCGTCAGGCTTAACTCTCTTACAAAGGGCATCGTGTTGTCCACAGCTACTGACTAGCTGAGAGCTCGTCTTACGGTTTTCAGGAGGACCATCAAACTGCAGTTCTTGGAACAATTGGCTTAACTtgtctattttaataaataaccTTTTAATATGCAGCATTTTGtatgttaatataaattttaagaagttatCTAGCATCGTAAAAAATACTGGttttaaagaaatggtaaaaaaggaagccaaaagTCGATCTCTTCCAGATGATGCCTGCCTCACATAATATCCATCATCTGTATGGAATTCTGTCTTCCACTTAGTTATTTTTTGGAAGATGTTCATCTCTTTAAGACTTTGACTTGTTCTATGATCTTACATGTAATTCTACTAGATTTACAGCATTGGTATTATAATCCTAAatcctattttctgttttctaggaAACTGGAGAATTATTACAAACAAGAGGTCGAGAGTTTGGGGTAACcactggaaggaaaagaaggtgtGGCTGGCTGGACTTGGTTTTGCTCAAATATGCTCATATGATTAATGGATTTACTGCGTGAGTATTcttagaaacatttatttcaggAAACTAAGGTACAGTTCATGATCGCAGGTTAAATTTTGTGGTGTGCAAGCTTGAAAAGTAGTACCCTGGTAGAAAAATTTCACTGTTTAGCCTCCAAATGAAATTGTAGCTGAAGGTTCAAGTGGACCAAGATCTAGAGGAAGGATACCCAAGGGAGAGGACCACAGGTTGTCTTCCTACACATCCGCGGTTGGGAAAAAGGAATCATGATACTCTCACATGCACGTTAGTATAGAGGGAAGTGAGATAGGTGAGTAGGTTAGATAGATGGTGTGTTTTGCTTATAGGGAGGGGAGGCGATATAACCAATGTAGTGCGTGGGCTTGAGCAATGTCTAACTTCTGTTTTCAAATCTCAGATTCATGCACTGTGCCAGGACTTTGGTCAagttaatctttctgtgcctttttcatcatctttaaaatCTAGATAATAATCAGGCAGGCATTTTGAAAATTAGATGAGAAATATAGTGGGAGCATATAGCGTGGTGCCTGGCTCATTGAAAACACTCGGCAAAAAGTTGCTATTCAcacatgtataaaaatatgtaaataaatgtattcctGATTGTATTAATTTGACTTAACTTTCCAGCAAATAACagaataaagcttaaaaaaataatttgtggatAAGAATCCCAAACCTACTGTTTTATCTAATTGTATAGATTTTCCCTTAAAACTGTTTCCCAATCAGTTTGTTGGGAGATTTGATGTATCTTGAAGAGGTCCGTGATGCAGTGTCCTCCCTTTGCTTTGACAATTTCTGAGCAGAAGGGCGGAGGTAATAGTAACCAGAGTAAAGAAATGAGGGTCGATGACATATGTGTAAATGTACGTGTATCTTGTAGTCTTCGTGTGGAACAGTGAGTTCTGCTGTGTCCCACAGCGTGCATCCTTTACTCCAGGCAGCTGTCCCTCAGACATGTGTTACCCATCATAAGAAAGctaagcggggcgcctgggtggctcagtcggttaaacatccaactcctgatttaggctcaggtcatgatctcagggtcatgagatcaagccatgtgctgggctctgcatggagtgtgaagcctgcttgagattctctcccccactccccctatctcacttgtgtgcacactctctcaaaaaaaaaataaaataaagaaatataaaaaaagaaagctaagcaAGATGGTATGGATCAATcagggaaaatataatttttagaaaagtaacTCACCAGTAGATCagttaagtcattttttttattatgaggaAAATGCATGCTTTATGTGTGGCACACTTTAGGACATAATCCTAACCAGTTTCCAGAATTGCTTTGGAATATGTAGCTTTGTACGaattttcctttacttcctcGTCAAGTTAGATGTTCGGGCCTTGTGTAGTTTGCCGTTTGAACGTTGTCTTTCCTTCCCCTTAGGTTGGCACTTACCAAATTGGATATTTTGGACATGTTTACGGAAATCAAAGTTGGAGTTGCTTACAAGTTAGATGGTGAAATCATACCTCATTTCCCAGGTACTTTTTTCAGTCTGTgatataaagaatattattaggTGAACGTGTTAGAGCAGTTTCGTAAAGCTCTTCTGCATAGTTCATGACGTATAGTCATGGGGTCGAGACGCTCTTTGTGAAACGCACAAGTATATTCTCATATTATTGGCATTCGTTTCAAGGTTGCCCTGCGTTTGGATCCTGGGCTGCATTCGTAAGCATGTGTTCAGACTCAGAATAGGAAGGAAGAAACCTGGGACCTCGGAGCCCAGCCAGCGATGCTGCCCCTGAATCTCATCTTCCCTGTTTTGACAGTAACTGCTGTGTAGGCCGCCTTCTCTTTCTGGAGAAATGTGGGGTCGGAGAGCAGAGC
It encodes:
- the ADSS2 gene encoding adenylosuccinate synthetase isozyme 2 yields the protein MAFAETNPAASSLPNGDCGRPGARPGGNRVTVVLGAQWGDEGKGKVVDLLAQDADIVCRCQGGNNAGHTVVVDSVEYDFHLLPSGIINPNVTAFIGNGVVIHLPGLFEEAEKNVQKGKGLEGWEKRLIISDRAHIVFDFHQAADGIQEQQRQEQAGKNLGTTKKGIGPVYSSKAARSGLRMCDLVSDFDGFSERFKVLANQYKSIYPTLEIDIEGELQKLKGYMERIKPMVRDGVYFLYEALHGPPKKILVEGANAALLDIDFGTYPFVTSSNCTVGGVCTGLGMPPQNVGEVYGVVKAYTTRVGIGAFPTEQDNETGELLQTRGREFGVTTGRKRRCGWLDLVLLKYAHMINGFTALALTKLDILDMFTEIKVGVAYKLDGEIIPHFPANQEVLNKVEVQYKTLPGWNTDISNARTFKELPVNAQNYVRFIEDELQIPVKWIGVGKSRESMIQLF